One genomic window of Medicago truncatula cultivar Jemalong A17 chromosome 1, MtrunA17r5.0-ANR, whole genome shotgun sequence includes the following:
- the LOC11419210 gene encoding B3 domain-containing protein REM16 isoform X2, translated as MEVDGSRSWEEDIYWNNFQFIHFTQFLQTTDFQQQLALPKTFSDNLKKKLPENVTLKGPSGAVWDIGLTTRDNTVYFVGGWERFVKDHSLKENDFLVFKYNGESLFEVLIFDGDNFCEKATSYFVRKCGHAQTEEGGSKVKNTNTSVEEVNTASNGGVDCGSPETFRVRRLDSIRTPLAVPVKTTDKMTLNAFFESASPKELPVYFPKQPTGQRTKKPANEVTPGQTKKRGRPPKEGNSREGALDLRASNKEHSEAAQSRLSSAKDEKKLAQSFTSTFPYFVKIIKTFNVDGPRILNVPHQFSIAHLPNGKIKIILRNLKGEQWTANSVPRSRVHTSHTLCGGWMSFVRANNIKLGDVCVFELINDCELRVRVAEVDEDGLVSEVQKEGIDHQNGSCET; from the exons ATGGAAGTAGATGGAAGCAGATCCTGGGAAGAAGATATTTACTGGAACAATTTTCAGTTCATTCATTTCACCCAATTTCTTCAAACCACTGATTTCCAACAACAACTT GCACTTCCTAAAACATTTTCAGAcaatttaaaaaagaagttgCCAGAAAATGTGACCCTTAAGGGTCCTAGTGGAGCTGTGTGGGATATTGGGTTGACAACTAGAGATAATACTGTTTACTTCGTGGGCGGTTGGGAGCGATTCGTGAAAGATCATTCTTTGAAAGAGAATGATTTCCTTGTCTTTAAGTACAATGGTGAATCACTCTTTGAGGTTTTAATCTTTGATGGAGATAACTTTTGTGAGAAGGCAACTTCTTATTTTGTCAGAAAATGTGGACATGCTCAAACTGAAGAAGGGGGTAGCAAGGTAAAGAACACAAACACATCTGTTGAAGAAGTCAATACTGCTTCTAATGGTGGCGTTGACTGTGGTTCACCTGAGACATTTCGGGTTCGGCGTCTTGACAGTATAAGAACACCATTAGCTGTACCTGTCAAAACTACTGATAAAATGACATTAAATGCTTTTTTTGAATCTGCTTCCCCTAAGGAACTCCCCGTCTACTTTCCCAAACAACCAACCGGCCAAAGGACCAAGAAGCCAGCTAATGAAGTTACACCTGGCCAGACTAAGAAGCGAGGAAGACCGCCAAAAGAAGGTAATTCTCGTGAAGGAGCACTTGATTTGAGGGCTTCTAACAAGGAACACtcag AGGCGGCACAGTCAAGGTTATCGTCAGCAAAGGATGAGAAAAAGTTAGCCCAGTCATTTACCTCAACTTttccatattttgttaaaataatcaaaacgTTCAATGTCGATGGTCCACGTATTCTG AATGTACCCCATCAATTTTCCATAGCACATCTTCCAAACGGCAAGATAAAGATTATTCTTCGTAATTTGAAGGGAGAACAGTGGACTGCTAATTCTGTTCCTAGAAGTAGAGTGCATACAAGTCACACTCTATGTGGAGGATGGATGTCTTTTGTTCGTGCCAATAACATAAAGCTTGGAGATGTCTGCGTTTTCGAACTTATAAATGACTGTGAATTACGTGTTCGCGTTGCTGAGGTCGACGAAGATGGGCTAGTCTCCGAGGTTCAAAAGGAAGGTATTGATCATCAAAATGGCAGTTGTGAAACTTAA
- the LOC11419210 gene encoding B3 domain-containing protein REM16 isoform X3, with protein sequence MEEDGSRSWEEDIYWNHFQFIHFTLFLSTFDFQQQLALPKTFSDNLKKKLPENVTLKGPSGAVWDIGLTTRDNTVYFVGGWERFVKDHSLKENDFLVFKYNGESLFEVLIFDGDNFCEKATSYFVRKCGHAQTEEGGSKVKNTNTSVEEVNTASNGGVDCGSPETFRVRRLDSIRTPLAVPVKTTDKMTLNAFFESASPKELPVYFPKQPTGQRTKKPANEVTPGQTKKRGRPPKEGNSREGALDLRASNKEHSEAAQSRLSSAKDEKKLAQSFTSTFPYFVKIIKTFNVDGPRILNVPHQFSIAHLPNGKIKIILRNLKGEQWTANSVPRSRVHTSHTLCGGWMSFVRANNIKLGDVCVFELINDCELRVRVAEVDEDGLVSEVQKEGIDHQNGSCET encoded by the exons GCACTTCCTAAAACATTTTCAGAcaatttaaaaaagaagttgCCAGAAAATGTGACCCTTAAGGGTCCTAGTGGAGCTGTGTGGGATATTGGGTTGACAACTAGAGATAATACTGTTTACTTCGTGGGCGGTTGGGAGCGATTCGTGAAAGATCATTCTTTGAAAGAGAATGATTTCCTTGTCTTTAAGTACAATGGTGAATCACTCTTTGAGGTTTTAATCTTTGATGGAGATAACTTTTGTGAGAAGGCAACTTCTTATTTTGTCAGAAAATGTGGACATGCTCAAACTGAAGAAGGGGGTAGCAAGGTAAAGAACACAAACACATCTGTTGAAGAAGTCAATACTGCTTCTAATGGTGGCGTTGACTGTGGTTCACCTGAGACATTTCGGGTTCGGCGTCTTGACAGTATAAGAACACCATTAGCTGTACCTGTCAAAACTACTGATAAAATGACATTAAATGCTTTTTTTGAATCTGCTTCCCCTAAGGAACTCCCCGTCTACTTTCCCAAACAACCAACCGGCCAAAGGACCAAGAAGCCAGCTAATGAAGTTACACCTGGCCAGACTAAGAAGCGAGGAAGACCGCCAAAAGAAGGTAATTCTCGTGAAGGAGCACTTGATTTGAGGGCTTCTAACAAGGAACACtcag AGGCGGCACAGTCAAGGTTATCGTCAGCAAAGGATGAGAAAAAGTTAGCCCAGTCATTTACCTCAACTTttccatattttgttaaaataatcaaaacgTTCAATGTCGATGGTCCACGTATTCTG AATGTACCCCATCAATTTTCCATAGCACATCTTCCAAACGGCAAGATAAAGATTATTCTTCGTAATTTGAAGGGAGAACAGTGGACTGCTAATTCTGTTCCTAGAAGTAGAGTGCATACAAGTCACACTCTATGTGGAGGATGGATGTCTTTTGTTCGTGCCAATAACATAAAGCTTGGAGATGTCTGCGTTTTCGAACTTATAAATGACTGTGAATTACGTGTTCGCGTTGCTGAGGTCGACGAAGATGGGCTAGTCTCCGAGGTTCAAAAGGAAGGTATTGATCATCAAAATGGCAGTTGTGAAACTTAA
- the LOC11419210 gene encoding B3 domain-containing protein REM16 isoform X5, which yields MAGSNKSWEEEIYWNHFQFIHFTLFLHSTTNFQQQPALPKTFSDNLKKKLPENVTLKGPSGVVWNIGLTTIDDTVYFTNGWQQFVNDHSLKESDFLFFKYNGESLFEVLIFDGRSFCEKAASYFVGKCGHAQTEQGGIKAKDTNKSVEEIDTAFDAGVESASPEQLMADAVTKTTPVAAPSQSIGKRIKRPVNKFTIVLGLPKAATSHKRAHDLVACNKEHSEASIVRRSWKEDEKKTAQSFTSSFPYFVKIFKTGDINVSRTMKIPYHFSAAHLPDCKTEVTLRNSRGECWTVNSIPYAKGKTVQTNPYAKRRPVHTFCGGWVAFVRDNNIKFGDTCIFELVSDYVMQVHISGVGKEGLDQQNGHVKLNSM from the exons ATGGCAGGAAGCAACAAATCTTGGGAGGAAGAGATTTACTGGAACCATTTTCAGTTCATCCATTTCACCCTATTTCTTCATAGCACCACCAATTTTCAACAACAACCT GCACTTCCTAAAACATTTTCAGACAACTTAAAGAAGAAGTTGCCAGAAAATGTGACCCTTAAAGGTCCTAGTGGAGTTGTGTGGAATATAGGGCTGACAACTATAGATGACACTGTTTACTTCACAAACGGTTGGCAACAATTTGTGAATGATCACTCTTTGAAAGAGAGTgatttccttttcttcaagtaCAATGGTGAATCGTTgtttgaagttttaatctttGATGGACGTAGTTTCTGTGAGAAGGCAGCTTcttattttgttggaaaatgtgGTCATGCTCAAACCGAACAGGGGGGTATCAAGGCCAAGGACACAAACAAGTCTGTGGAAGAAATCGATACTGCTTTTGATGCGGGTGTGGAGTCTGCTTCCCCTGAGCAGCTCATGGCTGATGCAGTCACTAAGACCACACCTGTTGCAGCTCCCTCCCAATCAATCGGCAAAAGGATCAAGAGGCCTGTTAATAAATTTACGATTGTCCTCGGATTACCTAAAGCAGCTACTTCTCATAAGAGAGCACATGATTTGGTGGCTTGTAACAAAGAACACTCAG AGGCATCCATCGTGCGTAGAAGTTGGAAGGAAGATGAGAAAAAGACAGCCCAATCATTTACCTCCTCTTttccatattttgttaaaatatttaaaaccgGCGATATCAATGTTTCACGTACTATG AAAATCCCATATCATTTCTCTGCTGCACATCTGCCTGACTGCAAAACAGAAGTTACACTTCGCAATTCAAGAGGCGAATGTTGGACCGTGAACTCCATCCCATATGCTAAAGGGAAAACAGTTCAAACCAACCCATATGCTAAACGGAGACCAGTTCACACCTTTTGTGGGGGTTGGGTAGCCTTTGTTCGTgataataacattaaatttgGCGACACATGCATTTTTGAGCTCGTTTCTGATTATGTGATGCAAGTTCATATATCTGGGGTTGGAAAGGAAGGTCTTGACCAGCAAAATGGGCATGTGAAACTTAATAGCATGTAG
- the LOC11419210 gene encoding B3 domain-containing protein REM16 isoform X6 translates to MEEDGSRSWEEDIYWNHFQFIHFTLFLSTFDFQQQLALPKTFSDNLKKKLPENVTLKGPSGVVWNIGLTTIDDTVYFTNGWQQFVNDHSLKESDFLFFKYNGESLFEVLIFDGRSFCEKAASYFVGKCGHAQTEQGGIKAKDTNKSVEEIDTAFDAGVESASPEQLMADAVTKTTPVAAPSQSIGKRIKRPVNKFTIVLGLPKAATSHKRAHDLVACNKEHSEASIVRRSWKEDEKKTAQSFTSSFPYFVKIFKTGDINVSRTMKIPYHFSAAHLPDCKTEVTLRNSRGECWTVNSIPYAKGKTVQTNPYAKRRPVHTFCGGWVAFVRDNNIKFGDTCIFELVSDYVMQVHISGVGKEGLDQQNGHVKLNSM, encoded by the exons GCACTTCCTAAAACATTTTCAGACAACTTAAAGAAGAAGTTGCCAGAAAATGTGACCCTTAAAGGTCCTAGTGGAGTTGTGTGGAATATAGGGCTGACAACTATAGATGACACTGTTTACTTCACAAACGGTTGGCAACAATTTGTGAATGATCACTCTTTGAAAGAGAGTgatttccttttcttcaagtaCAATGGTGAATCGTTgtttgaagttttaatctttGATGGACGTAGTTTCTGTGAGAAGGCAGCTTcttattttgttggaaaatgtgGTCATGCTCAAACCGAACAGGGGGGTATCAAGGCCAAGGACACAAACAAGTCTGTGGAAGAAATCGATACTGCTTTTGATGCGGGTGTGGAGTCTGCTTCCCCTGAGCAGCTCATGGCTGATGCAGTCACTAAGACCACACCTGTTGCAGCTCCCTCCCAATCAATCGGCAAAAGGATCAAGAGGCCTGTTAATAAATTTACGATTGTCCTCGGATTACCTAAAGCAGCTACTTCTCATAAGAGAGCACATGATTTGGTGGCTTGTAACAAAGAACACTCAG AGGCATCCATCGTGCGTAGAAGTTGGAAGGAAGATGAGAAAAAGACAGCCCAATCATTTACCTCCTCTTttccatattttgttaaaatatttaaaaccgGCGATATCAATGTTTCACGTACTATG AAAATCCCATATCATTTCTCTGCTGCACATCTGCCTGACTGCAAAACAGAAGTTACACTTCGCAATTCAAGAGGCGAATGTTGGACCGTGAACTCCATCCCATATGCTAAAGGGAAAACAGTTCAAACCAACCCATATGCTAAACGGAGACCAGTTCACACCTTTTGTGGGGGTTGGGTAGCCTTTGTTCGTgataataacattaaatttgGCGACACATGCATTTTTGAGCTCGTTTCTGATTATGTGATGCAAGTTCATATATCTGGGGTTGGAAAGGAAGGTCTTGACCAGCAAAATGGGCATGTGAAACTTAATAGCATGTAG